The sequence below is a genomic window from Nostoc flagelliforme CCNUN1.
TTAGGAGTTAGGAGTTAGGAGTTAGGAGTTAGGAGTTAATTCAAAATTCATAACTTATAAGTTTATGTTATTGAATACTGGTTTCGCTTGGTGTAGCGATAAGGCCCCATAATAGCTCCCCAAGTTGCGTTTCCAGTTGCTGGATCGATTCCTTTGTCGTAGCTGTGGAATTCTGTCGCAGTAGCTTCAAAACCCAGAGAAACATTGATGCTATTGCCAAGATAAGTAAAGCTACAACGAGTTTCGGGTAGTGGGGTAGCGGTAAACTTATAGCGATCGCCAGCTAGGGTTTCCTGAGTAACTGTTAGGATACAACCTGGTAGTAAATCTAATTGTTCAGATGTCAGTGTGTTAAGGAGAGCAGGGTTATTGCCTGCGCCTCTTAATGCATCTGGATCTTGAGGCATGTAGTATTGTACTTCCAAAGATGTGTCATTGCTGCCCTGGCGCAACCGCATAATTCGCTGGCGGTAAGGTTTATCTAGGTTAACAATGTTAGCCTGTTCGGCAAACAGGGTGATGCTATCTTCTGTGAATAGATTAATTAGTCTTTGCCACAGCCGGAGATGGACATACCAAATTGGTTCTCCTATGGCTTGTTCCTGATTATCAAATTCCCCAGCTAGATACTC
It includes:
- a CDS encoding chromophore lyase CpcT/CpeT, with the protein product MNFSPQLIALGEYLAGEFDNQEQAIGEPIWYVHLRLWQRLINLFTEDSITLFAEQANIVNLDKPYRQRIMRLRQGSNDTSLEVQYYMPQDPDALRGAGNNPALLNTLTSEQLDLLPGCILTVTQETLAGDRYKFTATPLPETRCSFTYLGNSINVSLGFEATATEFHSYDKGIDPATGNATWGAIMGPYRYTKRNQYSIT